The following coding sequences are from one Molothrus aeneus isolate 106 chromosome Z, BPBGC_Maene_1.0, whole genome shotgun sequence window:
- the CER1 gene encoding cerberus: protein MSLLLLQMLVLSCLGATELQRNSQQRKSRGPFQHFLYLNKNLFESQSSPERISENPEGVEETLNVPSFFVSIPQTASGSEKKEEKKMSRFILPSAGLHADQNPRTWVASRETSPVENLSPSHYSSKRESEIPYRKDAKKFWDHFMLKKNSASEEVVLPIKTNEMHQENCRTLPFAQGVTHNNCEKVTVQNNLCFGKCSSFHVPGSEDHLYTFCSRCLPSKFSMKRLGLNCTDSVPVVKEIMIVEECKCESRKIKDPVIGSLLSDFYENVHEHN, encoded by the exons ATGTCACTGCTTCTGCTTCAGATGTTAGTGCTCTCATGTCTTGGAGCCACAGAGCTACAGAGAAATtcacagcaaaggaaaagcagagggcCATTTCAGCACTTTCTATACCTGAACaaaaatctgtttgaaagcCAAAGTTCTCCTGAGCGGATAAGTGAGAACCCAGAAGGAGTTGAAGAGACCCTGAATGTACCAAGCTTTTTTGTATCAATTCCACAGACAGCATCTGGAAGtgagaagaaagaggagaaaaaaatgtccaGATTCATACTTCCCAGTGCAGGACTCCATGCAGATCAAAACCCAAGAACCTGGGTTGCATCCAGAGAGACCTCTCCTGTGGAAAACCTCTCTCCATCCCATTACTCCAGCAAGAGAGAATCTGAAATTCCCTACAGAAAAGATGCCAAGAAATTTTGGGACCATTTCATGTTAAAGAAAAACTCAGCATCTGAAGAGGTTGTCCTGCCAATCAAGACCAATGAAATGCACCAAGAAAACTGCAGAACCCTGCCTTTTGCTCAG GGTGTTACTCATAACAACTGTGAGAAGGTGACAGTGCAGAATAATCTGTGTTTTGGAAAATGTAGTTCTTTTCATGTTCCTGGTTCAGAAGATCATCTTTATACCTTCTGTTCCCGTTGCTTGCCCAGCAAGTTCTCCATGAAGCGCCTGGGTCTCAACTGCACTGATTCTGTTCCAGTGGTCAAAGAAATCATGATTGTAGAAGAGTGTAAATGTGAAAGTCGGAAGATTAAAGACCCTGTGATTGGATCTCTACTGTCAGACTTTTATGAAAATGTACATGAGCACAATTAA